GCTAATGTAGGTCTAGAATCAGAGGACCTTGCCGTTGTATCTGGAATTGGGTGTTCCGGACGTATTTCAGGATATATTAATTCTTACGGATTCCATGGAATCCATGGTCGTTCCTTACCTATAGCGCAAGGTGTGAAGATGGCCAACAAAGACTTAACTGTCATTGCTTCTGGTGGAGATGGCGATGGTTTTGCTATTGGTATGGGACATACAGTTCATGCTATCCGTAGAAATATAGATATTACTTATATCGTTATGGATAATCAAATCTATGGTTTGACTAAAGGGCAAACATCCCCTAGAAGTCAAAAAGGCTTTAAAACAAAGAGTACACCAAAGGGATCCATTGAGTCATCCCTATCAGTTATGGAGCTCGCTTTATCTGCAGGTGCAACATTTGTTGCACAAAGCTTCTCAAGTGATTTGAAGGATTTGACATCTCTTATTGAACAAGGAATCCAACATAAAGGATTCTCATTAATTAACGTATTTAGTCCTTGTGTAACATACAATAAAATCAACACTTATGATTGGTTTAAAGAAAATCTAACAAAGCTTTCTGATATTGAAGGATATGACCCTTATGATCGTTCTCAAGCTATGAATACTGTTATGAAACATGATGGTTTAGTAACAGGTCTTATCTATCAAAATACAGAACAACAATCCTATCAAGAGCTTGTTGAAGGATACAGTAAGGATCCATTAAAGGATTCTGACCTTGGAATCGACAAAGAACAATTTGAAAAACTAGTTTCAGAGTTTATGTAATCAAAAAGCGACCCTCTATATGGGTTGCTTTTTTTCTGTGAAAAACAAAGTTAAACAAACTTTAATCAGTGGACGTCCCCCGCAGATGGTTAGCGAGGGTATGACCTAAAGACCCTTGAACCAATTGGACATTGACGGGCAGCTTATCCCCTACCTACTCTTTTCGCTTTACTTAAGACTTGAGGCGGGGGGATTACTGCCATGAAAATAAAACATTAAATTTTTCATCCTTGTTGCTGAAGCTTTCTTCATGGTTGGCTGCCCGTTCATACGGGATAAAATTGCAACGTTTATTAAAATGGGAAAATGGACAAAATCAAAATCCCAAGTATTCAATAAATTTTAAAGCTGGGGTGTGAGTGTGAAATCTTGTATGATTCTTATTAGAGTGATGAATGTGTTTTTCTTTCCCTTAAAAGCTGTTATAATGTTACAGTTAGAAAAAGAACTTGTTTACTAAATGAAAGGAGAATAACATATGAATGAACAGCAAAGAAAAGCTGGTCAACAAATAAAAGCGGTGGATTCAGCGGACAAAAAATCCGATGTGAAAAAATCGTTAGCAGAAAAGACAACAGCTGATTATGCTAAATATTTTGAAACAACCTATCAACCTCCTTCTTTAAAAGAAGCTAAAAGAAGGGGAAAAGAAAATGTGGAAGTCTATTATGACTTTGATGTTCCAGAAGACATTAAAGGTATAGGAAAAGGAAAAAAATTTTTAATTCGCACCTACGGCTGTCAAATGAATGAACATGATTCAGAGGTAATGGCTGGTATTCTAACAAATCTAGGTTATGAGCCTACCACTGATACGAAAGATGCGGATATTATTCTTTTAAATACTTGTGCCATACGAGAAAATGCCGAAAATAAGGTGTTTGGAGAAATCGGGCATTTAAAACCATTAAAAATGGAAAATCCTGATTTAATAATTGGAGTATGCGGATGTATGTCACAGGAAGAATCTGTAGTGAATCGCATCTTACAGAAGCACCAGTTCGTTGATTTGATTTTCGGAACCCATAACATTCACCGTTTACCACAGCTCTTGAAAGAAGCCTATTTTGGCAAAGAAATGGTTATAGAGGTTTGGTCTAAAGAAGGAGATATTATTGAAAATCTCCCTAGAAAACGTGAAGGAAAGATCAAAGCATGGGTTAACATTATGTACGGTTGTGACAAGTTCTGTACCTACTGTATTGTGCCTTTTACCAGAGGAAAAGAGAGAAGCCGCCAGCCTCAAGATATTATACAAGAAGTAAGACAGTTAGCGGCACAAGGTTATAAGGAAATCACTCTTCTTGGCCAAAATGTAAATGCATACGGTAAAGATTTTACTGATAAAAAATATGGTCTTGGGGATTTAATGGATGAAATTCGAAAAATTAACATTCCAAGAGTACGTTTTACAACCTCACATCCAAGAGATTTTGACGATCGATTAATAGAAGTACTTGCTAAAGGTGGTAACCTGTTAGATCATATCCATCTTCCTGTTCAATCAGGTAGCAGTGAAGTTTTAAAGCTTATGTCTCGTAAGTATACTCGTGAAAGTTATTTAGAATTAGCCCGTAAAATTAAAGCTGCTATTCCTAATGTTTCTTTAACTACTGATATTATTGTGGGGTTCCCAAATGAAACAGATGAGCAATTTGAAGAGACACTTTCTTTAGTAAAAGAAGTTGGATACGAGAGTGCTTATACATTCATTTATTCACCAAGAGAAGGTACTCCGGCTGCTAAAATGAAAGATAATGTACCTATGGAAGTGAAGAAGGAACGTCTGCAACGTCTAAATGCACTTGTCAATGAGCAGTCCGCAGCAGCAATGAAAAAATACCAGGGCCAAATTGTTGAGGTTTTAGTAGAAGGGGAAAGTAAGAATAACCCAGATGTACTAGCTGGATACACTGAGAAAAACAAACTTGTAAACTTTAGAGCTCCAAAATCGGCAATTGGACAAATAGTTAAAGTGAAAATAATAGAAGCAAAAACATGGTCATTAAATGGAGAAATGATAGAAGAAGAGATGGAGGTGAAGTCTTCATGACTGTATATACCCGTAAACAAGTTATAGAAGAAGCTGAAAAGTTAGCTAAAATGTTAGCAAAAACAGAGCAAATTGAACGTTTTAAGGAACTCGAAGTCAAAATCAACGAAAATCAAAAGGTTCAAGATAGCATCTCTAAAATTAAGTCCCTTCAAAAACAAGCTGTAAATTTCCAACACTATGGGAAAGAAGAAGCTTTGAAGGTGATTGAAAAAGAAATAGATCGCTTGCAGGACGAACTTGATGGAATTCCTGTTGTACAAGAATTTAAGGATATTCAAGTTCACATTAATGATGTCCTTCAATTGATCACAAGTACAATTTCTCGTGAATTAACGAATGAAATTATTCGTGACACTGGTGGAGATCTTCTTTCTGGTGAAACAGGTTCAAAAGTAAGAAATAGCTCCATTTCATCTCATCACTAAAACAAAAAGTTATAAAAAAGGTGATTCCTCATATTGGAGGAATCACCTTTTTTACAAGAAATTTGTCTAGCTCCAGCGAAAAAGCATCATCGAGTAATCTTCGAAGTTTTTGCCCCAAGTAATCGAACAAAGGAAAGCTACATAGAACTACTTTGCAAGTGCTTTTCATGTTTCGAGGGGCAGCCTATCGACTAGAATCGGTTCCCTGCTTCATGGGTGGGCTGCCCGTATAATCTGGTTCAAGGGCCTTTAGGTCATACCCTTGGGTGTTAACAATCAGTGAGGGACGGCCACTGATTGAAAGTCACTTTACGGTATAAAAATAACCTTCTCCTAATGATGCACTTTTCTGTAGGCATAAGCATAGAATGAAACTGATAATAGGGATAGTTTACCTATAAAACTTGCTTGCACTTCGGGCTGTTATCACGCATAGGATATCAAAGAAGAAAATAGGAGGAGGTTCGGCATTTATGTCGCTTTTTGATCAAGAATACCGTGAAATAATTACGAAAGCCGTATGTGGTAAGGGACGAAAATTTAGTCAAGAAACTCATACACTAACACCATTACATCGTCCATCCAGCATTTTAGGTTGCTGGATCATTAATCACATTTACAAAGCTAAAAAGAAAGGAAATTATGTAGAGATCTCTGGTACGTATGAAGCCAACGTATGGTATTCATATAATGATAACACAAAAACTGAGGTAGTTACTGAGAAAATACCATACGTAGACAAAGTCAAGCTTTCAGTTAAAGACAAAAATACGATTAACGATGAACTAGAAGTTGTGGCAAATGTAATTCAACAACCAAATTGCTTAGAATGCAATATTTCTCATGAAGGCCACAAAATCGAAGTAGAAGTTGAGAGAGAATTCGTTGTAGAAGTAATTGGTGAAACGAAAGTTGTTGTAAAAGTTAATCCAGATGGGTTAGAATCCGATGATTTTGACTGGAGTTCAGATTTATCAGATGACGAATTTGAAAGTATCGATCCTGACTTTTTAGCAAAAGAGCATGAAGAATAAGAAAAACAAGGGCCGGCCCCTTGTTTTTCTTTTTACTAAAAAGACGCATTAACTTTCTAACCTTCATTAAGCTAGGTTTTCTAATTAATGAATGAAACCTAATGAATTTTGTCGTTTTATGCTATAATTAATGAAGTGAAAATTGATTTTGGAGGCAAGTTTATGTCAAATTTTACCCCTATGATTCAACAATATTTAACGATCAAGGCACAGTATAAGGATGCCTTTTTATTTTTTCGTCTTGGTGATTTTTATGAGATGTTTTTTGATGACGCAATAAAAGCTTCAAAGGAACTAGAGATAACGCTAACGAGTCGTGATGGAGGACAAGAAAGAGTTCCAATGTGTGGAGTGCCGTATCATGCTTCGGAAAATTACATAAAACAGCTAGTGAGTAAAGGTTATAAAGTGGCTATATGTGAACAGGTTGAAGAC
This genomic window from Bacillaceae bacterium S4-13-56 contains:
- the miaB gene encoding tRNA (N6-isopentenyl adenosine(37)-C2)-methylthiotransferase MiaB, which gives rise to MNEQQRKAGQQIKAVDSADKKSDVKKSLAEKTTADYAKYFETTYQPPSLKEAKRRGKENVEVYYDFDVPEDIKGIGKGKKFLIRTYGCQMNEHDSEVMAGILTNLGYEPTTDTKDADIILLNTCAIRENAENKVFGEIGHLKPLKMENPDLIIGVCGCMSQEESVVNRILQKHQFVDLIFGTHNIHRLPQLLKEAYFGKEMVIEVWSKEGDIIENLPRKREGKIKAWVNIMYGCDKFCTYCIVPFTRGKERSRQPQDIIQEVRQLAAQGYKEITLLGQNVNAYGKDFTDKKYGLGDLMDEIRKINIPRVRFTTSHPRDFDDRLIEVLAKGGNLLDHIHLPVQSGSSEVLKLMSRKYTRESYLELARKIKAAIPNVSLTTDIIVGFPNETDEQFEETLSLVKEVGYESAYTFIYSPREGTPAAKMKDNVPMEVKKERLQRLNALVNEQSAAAMKKYQGQIVEVLVEGESKNNPDVLAGYTEKNKLVNFRAPKSAIGQIVKVKIIEAKTWSLNGEMIEEEMEVKSS
- the cotE gene encoding outer spore coat protein CotE, with the translated sequence MSLFDQEYREIITKAVCGKGRKFSQETHTLTPLHRPSSILGCWIINHIYKAKKKGNYVEISGTYEANVWYSYNDNTKTEVVTEKIPYVDKVKLSVKDKNTINDELEVVANVIQQPNCLECNISHEGHKIEVEVEREFVVEVIGETKVVVKVNPDGLESDDFDWSSDLSDDEFESIDPDFLAKEHEE
- a CDS encoding YlbF family regulator, which translates into the protein MTVYTRKQVIEEAEKLAKMLAKTEQIERFKELEVKINENQKVQDSISKIKSLQKQAVNFQHYGKEEALKVIEKEIDRLQDELDGIPVVQEFKDIQVHINDVLQLITSTISRELTNEIIRDTGGDLLSGETGSKVRNSSISSHH
- a CDS encoding 2-oxoacid:ferredoxin oxidoreductase subunit beta — translated: MATFKDFRNQVKPNWCPGCGDFSVQAAIQRAAANVGLESEDLAVVSGIGCSGRISGYINSYGFHGIHGRSLPIAQGVKMANKDLTVIASGGDGDGFAIGMGHTVHAIRRNIDITYIVMDNQIYGLTKGQTSPRSQKGFKTKSTPKGSIESSLSVMELALSAGATFVAQSFSSDLKDLTSLIEQGIQHKGFSLINVFSPCVTYNKINTYDWFKENLTKLSDIEGYDPYDRSQAMNTVMKHDGLVTGLIYQNTEQQSYQELVEGYSKDPLKDSDLGIDKEQFEKLVSEFM